The region CTATACAACAAGCTGAGGAGTGAAGATACCACAATAAACGGGACTACGTATTTCTGTATTTGATTTGCATTGTTGTAAACATAGATAAATATCAAAAAAAAAAGAAACTATATAGAGGAAATATTCAAATGCTGTCTGGATATGTACGGCATAAATTGCTGACAACAGTGTTGTAATGATAAAAAGGATCATTAATAATCCCAAGTTATAAAGAATTCGTATCTGTACTTTGGATCGGATATACGTACTAAAAAAGCAAAAAGGAGTAATATAAAGAAGTATCATTGTGTTGTTCTCACCAGGAATAATCCCCACAAATTGAGAAGATACAGGAGAAACAAAAAAAGATAAAACAAAATGACGCGAAGTTTTGTAATCATTGACTTAAAGTATACAGTGAATGTGGTTTTTTCACATTTTAGTTGCTATTATAATAAGTATGCATAAGCAAGCTAATCGAGTAGTGCGGGTGCTTTTTTTCCTTCTTGTATCGTCGCTTGCCCTTTCCTATGCTAAAGGCGTCTCTGCTGCAGGACAGTGTGGGACACAAGATGATCGGCACTATCTGAATGTGCGTTTTTATGATGAAAACGGCAATATATGGGCTACGAACGCCCCTGACGGAGGACAGACAGTACAGCTTTCAGGATGCCGTCCGCCTCCCGAGAGAGCACCTGTACAAGTAGGCCGACCTGATCTCCCGGATACACCTATGGACAACTGGGTTGATGGTAGCGGCAACTGGAGGAGATGGATTTGTCGGGACAACCTAGCGACTGCTCAAATTAGAACATATCGCTGTGACACATTACCTCCGAACGAGTTTGTCTATATTGATGTATGGACATATCCTCCATATGACCCGAATCTGACGGAATGGACATATATCGATACGGGAGACGGCGAGACATTTTCCGGAGTCGGGCCTCGGGTGACAATTCCGAATTCTGATTTACAGGATGACTCTAGCGGGAGATACCATCTGAATGTACAGATGGTTCTGGCTACCACCGACATTCAGGGTTTTAAAGTCAAAATGCCAGGAAACTATACCAGTCCGTCAACCGATAATCAGACGGTCACTCTTGCAAATGGCGCAACAACAATAGCCACGACGACTGCTAACCCCTATTACTTTCTTGATCTTGATCCGCAGCCCACCTATACGGTATCAGTGACACAACCTGCCGTAAACTACGCCGTCGGATATACTCTTTGTTTCAATGCTACAAATTGCCATACAAGCGGTATAACTATGGGAAATGCCGCTACTTTCAATTCTCCTGCCGGCGGATACAGCGACCTTTGGTGGCATTATTGGGAGTATATCGGTTGGTATCGACTAAAACAGGCATCCTTTACTAAACAAGGGGCGATCGTCAACTTTATTCCGGTGAATACCCTCCCTTATGACGCTTATGATACAAACCAACCACTCCTGAATATTCGCCAGGCAGCTGAACCGGATGGGGTGGGGCTGGTAACATCAGGGGGCGGGATTGATCTTGGTCCTGGTAACGGAGCTACCGTCCCGGCTGTATCCCAGAAAAACTGGGCAAAGCTCACATACTCTGCAAACAAAGGATATCTTTCCAATCTCGGATCTTTCCTATCTTATGCCAGAGCTAAAAAGGAAATAAAAACGATAACCAATATCAATGATCTGGAATCAAATAAAATCAATATTTTTCAGGGAAACCTGACCCTTCAAAACAACACCATCAATCCTTCCCGAGACAACATGGTGTTAATCGTCCAGGGCAATCTGACAATTCAGAGTGCCCCCGGGAACAACTTCAATCAGGCGCGAAGATCCTGGGGGTTCATTGTCACAGGTCAAATCAATGTAAATCCTTCAATAAATGAAATGAACGGGGTGTTTATCGCCAACAACTTCGATCTCGCATACGGCGCAGCAACCAGCACAACACCTCTGAAAGTGGTCGGAAATCTGATCTCAAATACACCGCTCACCAATATTAAAAGATATCGTCCTGTTGCGGATTACCAAAGAGCATCGCTGTATGTCGTGTTCTATCCTGAGTACTATTATGACCTTGTGCCTTACCTCTCTACTATCACACAGGAAGGACGCCAGCTGGAGTAAGTTGAGATGAATACATTATTCACTCAGATAAAGTCAGATCGTATTAGAAAGTACGCTTTGTACGTTTTCTTGTTTTTTCTTCCTGTCCAGCTCGGTACTTTTTTCTTTCTCCCGATATCATACATTGACGGTCTCCGTATTGACTATCTGGCTCCGGCTTTATATATGACCGATCTCTTAGTCTGCATGCTCATTGCCGTACACTGGAAAACCATACGTGATGAGATAATAAAATATACACAAATCAAATGGTTGGTCTTTGCTTCTCTGTTAATTGTGCTTATTCAGATAGATACGGCAATACAGCCTGTCATCGCACTATATCGGACGGCAAAGGTAATTGAAGGACTTTTCTTGTTCTTCATTTTTCGCAAATCCGAAATACCGGCCCCCTTGCTGTTAAAAATACTTTTTTCAGCTGCGCTCACTCAACTGAGTATAGCGCTATATCATGTCCTGACGGGCCATTCTGTGCAGGGAGGAGCATATTTTTTGGGAGAACGTTCTTTTTCACTTTCCACACCGGGGATAGCAAAAGTAGCCATTTCAGGTGTAGAAGTACTTCGCGGGTACGGGACATTCTCTCACCCGAATTCTCTTGCCGGCTTCTACCTGCTGCTGTATGCTTTTGTCCTTTACGCTCCGAAATCGGCAGGCATCTGGAAGTACCTTTTTCTGGGAATATGTATGATGCTCATTGTCCTGTCTTTTTCAAAAGTAGCCATCCTGGGGGTACTTCTCCTGTCTGCATATTATGCCATCCGGAATCTCCAAAATTGCACGGTGTGTACACTCTCAAGAGTGACGGTACCGCTCGTACTGGCAATCATTATTTTCGGCACACAAGGGGATACGGAATCGTTGCAAAAACGCGTGTGGCTTACCGATTCAGCCGTAAAAATTATCACGTCATACCCGTGGACGGGAGCCGGTCTCGGGAACTACCTGTATGCACAGTCTGTATTCCCGATACCTTATACATATGTTTTTTTGCAGCCTGTTCATAATGTTTTTTTACTCCTTATAGCAGAGGCAGGCATACCCGTATTTTTTTTCATTTCTTATGTGTTTTTGCGGTATATAAAAGTGTATTTCAGTAATCCGCAAGTACACGCTGTACTCTTTGTGCTTCTGCTTACCGGTATGTTTGATCACTACTGGCTGACACTGCAGCAGAATTTTCTACTGCTCCCTGTCGTATTTGGACTTCTCCGAAAGCATGAACATGTGGTAAAATAGTGCTTACCTTGCCCGGTCGTCTAACGGTAGGACAACAGACTCTGGATCTGTTTATCTTGGTTCGAATCCAAGCTGGGCAGCAAAACTGGATTCGGACGGGAGTGACAGTAAAGATCAGACTATTACAGTAAGCTATAGTCAAAACACTTCCATAATTTTCTTCATCGGTTCTAAACTCATCGAGATACCAATAAAGCTCATTTTATATTGACAGCAAAGTCTAAATCGAACATGATTGACCCTAGTTAGGATTCGAACCAATTATTCCTATAGTCGAAATTGATACGTTTTGTTATACTATTTTGAATATATATTAACAGGACAATATAATTCAAATTCAGAAAAAATATATATAGTACTTAATGAGAGCTTTATTAGATACAAATATTGTTATAGATCGGGAAAATAATACAATTCTGGATAAAAAATGCCAAGATTTGTTCCGTATAGCTCAAGATAATAAAATAAATCTCCTTATTCATCCGTTAACAATAAAAGAGATTGAAAAGGATACTAATCAAGAAAGGAGAAAAATTTCACTATCAAAAATATCTTCATATTCACAACTTGAATCTCCAAAAATTTTATCTGACATTAGTCAATTCCCTGAACTAGGGAGTTTAAAAGGGAAAGACAAGATTGATGATAATTTACTTTATTGTATAAAGCGAAATGCAGTAAATCTATTAATCACAGAGGATAAGGGATTATTGAGTAAAGCAAGTCGTATCGGAATAGATGATAAGGTAATGAATATTATTGAAGCAAATAGATATTTTAATAATCTATTCTATTCCTATGTCGCTACACCAATACATTTGCAGGAAGTTCCATTATCAACCTTAAATTTTGATGATACATTTTTCGATTCACTAAAATCATCATATCCTGAGTTTAAAGATTGGTGGGAAAAGATTTCTAAAGAAGGCAGAAAAGGCTTTGTACATCAATTATCTGATGGAACCATAGCTTCTCTTTTAGTAATAAAAGAAGAAAATGAACCCATCGATGATAGTACTCCAGCAATTAAAAAAGCTAAACGATTGAAGATATGTACATTAAAAGTGAATGATACAGGTAAAAAAATCGGCGAGTTGTTTTTAAGAATTGCAATTGATTACGCTGTAGAAAAAAATATTCCTGAAATATATTTAACTCATTTTATAGAGGATAATGATAGGCTTGTATCACTAATTAAATCTATCGGATTTATAGAAAAATCAAAAAAAGCCAGTACTGGGGAACCAATATTTATCAAATATCTAGAATTAACTAAAGAGTTTTCGACTAGAAAAGATATCAGTAGGTATTTGTTCCCTACATATTACGATGGGCCAGAAGTAAATAAATATATTGTTCCAATCAAACCAGAGTACCATGATAGATTATTCGTCGGGAAACATGATCGTCAGCTTGCTTTGGCAGAATATAGCAACTCCATTGTAGAACAGAATACAGTTAAGAAAGCCTATATTTGTAATTCAAGAATTACTGGTCTACAGGAAGGGGATATTATACTTTTTTATTGTTCAGATACTTTAAAAGCACTTACATCCATTGGTGTAATTCAAGAAGTATATACGAATCAAGATGAAGCTACAGAAATTGCAAATAAAGTCGGTAAAAGAACTGTCTACAGCTTATCTGAATTAGAAGAACTTGCGAGAAAAAAAGCACTTGTGCTTTTA is a window of Candidatus Roizmanbacteria bacterium DNA encoding:
- a CDS encoding O-antigen ligase family protein, whose translation is MNTLFTQIKSDRIRKYALYVFLFFLPVQLGTFFFLPISYIDGLRIDYLAPALYMTDLLVCMLIAVHWKTIRDEIIKYTQIKWLVFASLLIVLIQIDTAIQPVIALYRTAKVIEGLFLFFIFRKSEIPAPLLLKILFSAALTQLSIALYHVLTGHSVQGGAYFLGERSFSLSTPGIAKVAISGVEVLRGYGTFSHPNSLAGFYLLLYAFVLYAPKSAGIWKYLFLGICMMLIVLSFSKVAILGVLLLSAYYAIRNLQNCTVCTLSRVTVPLVLAIIIFGTQGDTESLQKRVWLTDSAVKIITSYPWTGAGLGNYLYAQSVFPIPYTYVFLQPVHNVFLLLIAEAGIPVFFFISYVFLRYIKVYFSNPQVHAVLFVLLLTGMFDHYWLTLQQNFLLLPVVFGLLRKHEHVVK